GCCGCCGCTGACAAAGAGTTTTGGTTTCGCGCATTGCGCGAGGTAGTCGTAGCCATAAGCGTGTCCGGCAGCGGAGATGGGCGTGCCGAGCGCGATGATGGCGTGGACGTCGGGATCAGGACACGCGCCGCGCATGCCGACGGCGGCGCCAAAAGAAAAGCCGGCGAAGACGATGGGGAGGTGGAGCTCTTGCTTGAGCCAGGCGAGGGCGGCGCGGACGTCTTCGATCTCGCCGCGGCCTTCGTCATGCTTGCCCTGGCTCAGCCCGGCGCCGCGGAAGTTGAAGCGCAGCACGGGAAAACCGAAGCCGCTGAGCGCCTTCATCGCGTGGTAGACGACCTTGTTGTGCATGGTCCCGCCATAGAGCGGATGCGGATGGCAGACCAGCGCGGCGTGGGTGGCGTGAAGCACGCCCGCGCCCGTGCCGTTCGAAGGAAGGTTGAGCAGGGCTTCGAGGCGGCCGGCGGGGCCCTCGAGGAAGAGCGATTTGATCTCGCCTGCCATATGCGTGGTGTTGCCGTGGCGACCTTTCGACTTGCAACTTGAAACCTGAGACGTGACACTGCTGGGATGGACCTGTTCCGGCTGACGCGCCAGCTCGTCGAGATCGATTCCACCACCGGCCGCGAGGCCGGGTGCGGCGAGTTCCTGCTGCGCGAGCTCGCTACCCTTGGATATCAGACGACGCGCATGGATGTCGAGCCTGGGCGGTTCAATGTGTGGGCGCATCCACGCGGGAACGCGTCGCCGGCGGTCGTCTTCTGCTCGCATATGGACACGGTTCCGCCCTACTTCCCTTTTCGCGAGGACGAGGCGCGGATCTGGGGACGCGGCGCGTGCGACGACAAAGGCGTGATGGCGGCGCAGGTCGCGGCGGCGGAAACACTCAAGCAACAGGGCGTGGCCGTGGGATTGCTGTTCACCGTGGGCGAGGAGACGGACTCGGCGGGCGCGAAGGCGGCCAACGTTTTTCGCGCAAAGCAGCCTGCACCCGGTTCGAAGTTCCTGATCAATGGCGAGCCCACGGAGAACAAGCTCGCCGCCGCGACCAAGGGCGTGCTGAACCTCGAGCTGGTGGCGAAAGGAAAGCTGGCACACTCGGCGTATCCCGAGCTGGGCGAATCGGCGATCGAGAAACTGCTGGATGCGTTGGCGCGCATCCGCGCCATCCCGTTGCCCAGCGACCGCGAGATCGGGCGTTCGACGTTGAACATCGGACAGATATCCGGCGGGCGCGCTCCGAACGTGGTCGCCGACGAAGCGCGCGCGAAGTTGCTGTTCCGCATGGTCACGCCGGCGGACGAGATGAAAGAGCAGATCGTCGCCGCGGTGGGGCGGCTGGTCGAGGTGCAGGTCGTGGCGCAGTCTCCGTTCATCAAGCTGCGGACGATCGATGGCATGCCGACGATGGTGGCGTCGTTCTCGACGGATATCCCGCATCTGTCGAATTGGGGCGAGCCGCTGCTGCTTGGGCCGGGCTCGATCCACGTGGCGCATACGGCGGATGAGCACGTGGAGAAGGCCGAGCTGGTGCGGGCGGTGGAGCTGTACGTGCAGGTGGTGCGGAAGTTGCTCGCTCCTTCGTCCTGAAGGACTCGGTCGCTCGGGATTCCTCGATGCAAGCTTCCCCAGGGCTTTCGCCCTGGGCTATCGGCGTCCGCGCCTTCGGTGCTGGCGCGCGTGGGTACTCAAGCGCGACCCTCCAATCAAGTTGATTCTCAAGCTGGCGGGCGGGGTCGCCCGCCTCCACACGGCACCTCCACACGGGCGACGGTGGTGAGTACACTTAGAAGATGTCCACAACCACCGAGAACGCGCTGGGGCAGGCAGCTTCGTCGTACTTGCGGTCGGCGGCGCATCAGCCTATCCGCTGGCACGAGTGGGGTGAGGCGGCGTTTGCGCTGGCGCAGCGCGAGAACAAGCCCATCCTGCTCGACATCGGCGCGGTGTGGTGCCACTGGTGCCACGTGATGGACCGCGAGTCCTACGAGAACCCAGCCATCGCCGAGATCGTGAATGCCAACTACGTGGCGGTGAAGGTGGACCGCGACGAGCGTCCTGACGTCGACAGCCGTTACCAGGCAGCGGTGCAGGCGCTCAGCGGGCAGGGCGGATGGCCGCTGACAGTTTTTCTCACGCCCGACGGCAAGCCGTTCTATGGCGGCACGTACTTCCCTCCTGATGACCACCACGGACGTCCTGGGTTCAAGCGCGTGCTGCTGGCGATCGCGGATGCCTTCCGCAACAAGCACGATGAGGTGAAGCAGTCGGCCGAGCAGTTGCTCGCCGTGATCTCGCAGACGGAAGCATTTGCTGGGCGCGGTCGCGACTTGTCGCCTGCGGTGATGCAGGCGGCGATCGACGCCGTCGTTGATTCTGCTGCAAAGATGTTCGACGCGGAGAATGGCGGCTTCGGAGGTGCGCCGAAGTTTCCGCATTCGTCGGCGATTGATTTGCTCATCGATCGCTACGCGCGCGGCGAGTCCAAGCTCGGCGAGTCCCGAATACTCGGCGAGTCCCGCCTAAAAGACATCATCGATCTCACCTTGACCAAGATGGCGCACGGCGGCGTCTACGACCAGATCGCCGGCGGCTTCCATCGCTACTCGGTGGACGCGCACTGGATCGTGCCGCACTTCGAGAAGATGGCGTACGACAACTCCGAGCTGTTGAAGAATTATGTCCACGGATACCAGGCGCTGAACGAGCCATTCTTCGCCGCCGTTGCAAAGGACATCATCCGCTGGATGGATGCCTGGCTCAGCGATCGTGACCGCGGCGGCTTCTACGCCTCCCAGGACGCCGACATCTCACTCGACGACGATGGCGACCACTTCACCTGGACGCTCGCCGAAGCGAAAGAAGTCTTGTCCGGCGACGAGCTGGCCGCGGCGGCGTTGCGCTATGACATCAACGAAGCCGGCGAGATGCACCATAACCACGAGAAGAACGTGTTGTACGTGCGGAGTTCCGTGGAAGAGATCGCGCACAAGCTGGGGAAGACGCCGGAGCAGGCCGCCGCAGTGTTGGCGAGTGCGAAAGAAAAGATGGAAGCGGCGCGGCGGAAGCGTCCCGTGCCTTACATCGACAAGACGGTCTACACGAATTGGAACGCGCTGTGCATCTCGGCATATCTCGACACCGCACGCGTGCTGCGACT
The DNA window shown above is from Acidobacteriota bacterium and carries:
- a CDS encoding alpha/beta hydrolase, translating into MAGEIKSLFLEGPAGRLEALLNLPSNGTGAGVLHATHAALVCHPHPLYGGTMHNKVVYHAMKALSGFGFPVLRFNFRGAGLSQGKHDEGRGEIEDVRAALAWLKQELHLPIVFAGFSFGAAVGMRGACPDPDVHAIIALGTPISAAGHAYGYDYLAQCAKPKLFVSGGKDEFCPTPKLEAVVAQAAPPKQLVIIPGVDHFFAGKVKEVQRVIEDWLRATLPR
- a CDS encoding M20/M25/M40 family metallo-hydrolase, which translates into the protein MDLFRLTRQLVEIDSTTGREAGCGEFLLRELATLGYQTTRMDVEPGRFNVWAHPRGNASPAVVFCSHMDTVPPYFPFREDEARIWGRGACDDKGVMAAQVAAAETLKQQGVAVGLLFTVGEETDSAGAKAANVFRAKQPAPGSKFLINGEPTENKLAAATKGVLNLELVAKGKLAHSAYPELGESAIEKLLDALARIRAIPLPSDREIGRSTLNIGQISGGRAPNVVADEARAKLLFRMVTPADEMKEQIVAAVGRLVEVQVVAQSPFIKLRTIDGMPTMVASFSTDIPHLSNWGEPLLLGPGSIHVAHTADEHVEKAELVRAVELYVQVVRKLLAPSS
- a CDS encoding thioredoxin domain-containing protein, which gives rise to MSTTTENALGQAASSYLRSAAHQPIRWHEWGEAAFALAQRENKPILLDIGAVWCHWCHVMDRESYENPAIAEIVNANYVAVKVDRDERPDVDSRYQAAVQALSGQGGWPLTVFLTPDGKPFYGGTYFPPDDHHGRPGFKRVLLAIADAFRNKHDEVKQSAEQLLAVISQTEAFAGRGRDLSPAVMQAAIDAVVDSAAKMFDAENGGFGGAPKFPHSSAIDLLIDRYARGESKLGESRILGESRLKDIIDLTLTKMAHGGVYDQIAGGFHRYSVDAHWIVPHFEKMAYDNSELLKNYVHGYQALNEPFFAAVAKDIIRWMDAWLSDRDRGGFYASQDADISLDDDGDHFTWTLAEAKEVLSGDELAAAALRYDINEAGEMHHNHEKNVLYVRSSVEEIAHKLGKTPEQAAAVLASAKEKMEAARRKRPVPYIDKTVYTNWNALCISAYLDTARVLRLDDAKHFALRSLDRILAEAWSNEGVLAHVIAYSDPAAVKRHVPGMLDDYAYTTIACLDAYEATGALSYFEFARRIGDRMVERFFDAVGGGFFDTAQGEQGLLGALSARRKPFQDSPTPAGNPSAAIALLRLHAYTNDASYREKAEATLEVFAGVAEQFGIFAGTYGIAAILYSTPHTQVVVIGEDARAQELEAAALAVFALGKVALRLPHNEVVAQNLPPALAETVANLPAVQQPESVAVVCADFACRPPIADPDELERTLRELLASKPT